In Microbacterium esteraromaticum, the following proteins share a genomic window:
- a CDS encoding adenylyltransferase/cytidyltransferase family protein, whose amino-acid sequence MSETVKKHQDYNPGPRVGITFSTFDLLHAGHIMMLAEAKRQCDYLICGLQMDPTLDRPEKNAPTQTVVERYIQLRGCEYVDEIVPYSTEQDLEDILRSFKLDVRIVGDEYEDRDFTGRSYCEEAGIELYFNSRNHRFSSSGLRKIVAAKEAERVARG is encoded by the coding sequence ATGAGCGAGACCGTCAAGAAGCACCAGGACTACAACCCCGGGCCGCGGGTGGGGATCACCTTCTCCACCTTCGACCTGCTGCACGCCGGGCACATCATGATGCTCGCCGAAGCGAAGCGGCAGTGCGACTACCTCATCTGCGGTCTGCAGATGGACCCCACGCTCGACCGCCCCGAGAAGAACGCTCCGACCCAGACGGTCGTCGAGCGCTACATCCAGCTGCGGGGCTGCGAGTACGTCGACGAGATCGTCCCGTATTCGACCGAGCAGGACCTGGAAGACATCCTGCGCTCGTTCAAGCTCGACGTGCGCATCGTCGGCGACGAGTACGAGGACCGCGACTTCACCGGCCGCAGCTACTGCGAAGAGGCCGGCATCGAGCTGTACTTCAACAGCCGCAACCACCGTTTCTCGAGCTCGGGCCTGCGCAAGATCGTGGCCGCGAAAGAGGCCGAGCGCGTCGCCCGCGGCTGA
- the hemE gene encoding uroporphyrinogen decarboxylase, with translation MSDLLRALAGDTPERTPVWFMRQAGRSLPEYRELRVGTRMLDACLTPDLASEITLQPVRRHKVDAAVFFSDIVIPLRLAGVDVEIEPGRGPVFANPVRTADDVAKITQIDPADLDGTAVAEAVRLTVAELGDTPLIGFAGAPFTLAAYLIEGGPSKEHLRARAMMHADPEAWNALAGWLSRISRRFLEIQRDAGASVVQLFDSWAGSLSTADYRAHIAQHSKAALEGIGLPSIHFGVGTGPFLADMRLDGTASAVGVDWRMPLDEAISIVGPDTAVQGNIDPAMLQAPWPVLEAHVRDVIARGRGAKGHILNLGHGVPPETDPDQLTRIVQLAHGEL, from the coding sequence ATGAGTGATCTGCTGCGCGCGCTCGCGGGTGATACCCCCGAGCGCACCCCCGTCTGGTTCATGCGTCAGGCCGGGCGGTCGCTTCCCGAGTACCGCGAGCTGCGCGTCGGAACCCGCATGCTGGACGCCTGCCTCACCCCCGACCTCGCTTCCGAGATCACGCTGCAGCCCGTGCGCAGGCACAAGGTCGATGCCGCGGTGTTCTTCAGCGACATCGTCATTCCGCTGCGCCTGGCCGGCGTCGACGTCGAGATCGAACCTGGTCGCGGTCCTGTTTTCGCGAACCCGGTGCGCACGGCCGACGACGTCGCGAAGATCACGCAGATCGACCCGGCCGACCTCGACGGCACTGCGGTCGCCGAGGCTGTGCGCCTCACCGTCGCCGAGCTCGGCGACACTCCGCTGATCGGGTTCGCCGGAGCGCCGTTCACGCTTGCCGCGTACCTGATCGAGGGCGGCCCGTCGAAGGAGCACCTCCGCGCCCGCGCCATGATGCACGCCGACCCTGAGGCATGGAACGCGCTCGCCGGATGGCTCTCGCGCATCTCGCGCCGCTTCCTCGAGATCCAGCGCGATGCCGGCGCCTCGGTCGTGCAGCTGTTCGACTCGTGGGCCGGCTCACTGAGCACCGCAGACTACCGCGCGCACATCGCGCAGCACTCGAAGGCCGCGCTCGAGGGCATCGGCCTGCCGAGCATCCACTTCGGCGTCGGCACCGGACCCTTCCTCGCCGACATGCGCCTCGACGGCACGGCCTCGGCGGTCGGCGTCGACTGGCGCATGCCGCTCGACGAGGCGATCTCGATCGTCGGACCCGACACCGCGGTGCAGGGCAACATCGACCCCGCCATGCTGCAGGCGCCGTGGCCCGTGCTCGAAGCGCACGTGCGCGACGTGATCGCGCGCGGCCGGGGCGCCAAGGGCCACATCCTCAACCTCGGGCACGGCGTGCCGCCCGAGACCGATCCCGATCAGCTGACGCGCATCGTGCAGCTGGCCCACGGCGAGCTCTGA
- a CDS encoding HhH-GPD-type base excision DNA repair protein, with protein sequence MALHITGDTAADDLLTNNPLALLVGMLLDQQVPMETAFAGPLKIEQRTGAADAAAIASMDPDAFLEAFTQTPAVHRFPGSMATRVQTLCQTLVDEWGGDASALWTSGDPDGREVLTRLKKLPGFGEQKAKIFLALLGKQYGFTGAGWREASAPYGEENAYRSVADIVSPESLTKVREHKKAMKAAAKAAKE encoded by the coding sequence ATGGCCCTTCACATCACCGGAGACACCGCCGCCGACGACCTGCTCACGAACAACCCGCTCGCTCTGCTGGTGGGCATGCTGCTCGACCAGCAGGTTCCCATGGAGACCGCCTTCGCCGGTCCGCTCAAGATCGAGCAGCGCACAGGAGCGGCCGACGCCGCCGCCATCGCGAGCATGGATCCGGATGCCTTTCTCGAGGCGTTCACGCAGACGCCGGCCGTTCACCGTTTCCCCGGCTCGATGGCCACGCGGGTGCAGACGCTCTGCCAGACGCTGGTCGACGAGTGGGGCGGGGATGCGTCCGCTCTGTGGACGTCGGGTGACCCCGATGGCCGTGAGGTGCTCACGCGCCTGAAGAAGCTGCCCGGGTTCGGCGAGCAGAAGGCGAAGATCTTCCTGGCTCTGCTGGGCAAGCAGTACGGCTTCACCGGCGCGGGGTGGCGCGAGGCATCCGCTCCCTACGGCGAGGAGAACGCGTACCGCAGCGTCGCCGATATCGTCTCGCCCGAGTCGCTGACCAAGGTACGCGAGCACAAGAAGGCGATGAAGGCGGCCGCCAAGGCGGCGAAGGAGTGA
- a CDS encoding endo-beta-N-acetylglucosaminidase H translates to MQSSAPRRAGIAAVAAIGLAIAGLTVPAAASAAPTAPHDVDDPKRVVYVEVNSNDMANVADYTLEGTDRPAFDMAMIFAANINYDVDSQQAYLHLNERVTETLEQADTQIRPLQERGTKVLLSVLGNHQGAGFANFTSRESAAAFADQLADAVETYGLDGIDFDDEWSGYGNNGTAQPNPTSFAYLLDELRDRLGPDKLITLYNIGPSYDLTDWEGTGASENLDYSWNPYYGAWNPPQVPGMTKDQFGAAAVDLTSTSVDRATALAQRTVDEGYGVYVTYNLTAGDHSAYLSKITEILTGHATAYRAPWYDVDLEVQATCAGGDVKLKVRIDSADDAELSATVASSVGTRTVSGIAGGESRTVVQQAKRGAAADGELTVSVTGPDGTLDLVEPYAVPACR, encoded by the coding sequence ATGCAGTCCTCAGCTCCCCGCCGCGCCGGCATCGCCGCCGTCGCAGCCATCGGCCTGGCCATCGCAGGCCTGACCGTGCCCGCGGCGGCATCCGCCGCGCCGACCGCGCCACACGACGTAGACGACCCGAAGCGCGTCGTCTACGTCGAGGTCAACAGCAACGACATGGCCAACGTCGCCGACTACACGCTCGAAGGCACCGACCGGCCCGCGTTCGACATGGCGATGATCTTCGCCGCCAACATCAACTACGACGTCGACTCGCAGCAGGCGTACCTGCACCTCAACGAGCGCGTGACCGAGACGCTCGAGCAGGCGGACACGCAGATCCGCCCGCTGCAGGAACGAGGCACCAAGGTGCTGCTCTCGGTGCTCGGCAACCACCAGGGCGCGGGATTCGCGAACTTCACCTCGCGCGAGAGCGCCGCGGCGTTCGCCGACCAGCTCGCCGATGCGGTCGAGACCTACGGCCTCGACGGCATCGACTTCGACGACGAGTGGTCGGGCTACGGCAACAACGGCACCGCTCAGCCGAACCCCACCTCGTTCGCCTACCTGCTCGACGAGCTGCGCGATCGCCTCGGCCCCGACAAGCTGATCACGCTCTACAACATCGGTCCGTCGTACGACCTCACCGACTGGGAGGGCACCGGCGCGAGCGAGAATCTCGACTACTCGTGGAACCCGTACTACGGTGCGTGGAACCCGCCGCAGGTGCCGGGGATGACCAAGGACCAGTTCGGCGCCGCCGCCGTCGACCTGACCAGCACCAGCGTCGATCGCGCGACCGCTCTGGCCCAGCGAACCGTCGACGAGGGCTACGGCGTCTACGTGACGTACAACCTCACCGCCGGCGATCATTCGGCGTACCTGTCGAAGATCACCGAGATCCTCACCGGTCACGCCACCGCCTACCGCGCCCCGTGGTACGACGTCGACCTCGAGGTGCAGGCCACCTGCGCCGGCGGTGACGTGAAGCTGAAGGTGCGCATCGACAGCGCCGACGATGCGGAGCTCAGCGCGACGGTCGCCTCGTCGGTCGGAACACGCACGGTGAGCGGCATCGCCGGCGGTGAGAGCCGCACCGTCGTGCAGCAGGCGAAGCGCGGCGCGGCCGCCGACGGCGAGCTGACCGTCAGCGTGACCGGGCCCGACGGCACGCTCGATCTCGTCGAGCCGTACGCCGTGCCGGCCTGCCGCTGA
- a CDS encoding DUF1801 domain-containing protein, translating into MKPTGDDVAGLIARSAPAIRRRDAETLTALMQEISGRDPVVWGTIIGFGQVHYRYPTGTEGDTGLLAFAPRTAATTIYLLDGVDAHADALAQLGPHTSGAGCLYIKDLEQIDLDVLRGVLTRSLAWAEAGGSEGIQLTVVS; encoded by the coding sequence GTGAAGCCGACCGGCGACGACGTCGCTGGCCTGATCGCTCGATCGGCTCCGGCGATCCGGCGGCGGGATGCCGAGACCCTGACCGCCCTGATGCAGGAGATCTCGGGGCGCGACCCCGTGGTGTGGGGCACGATCATCGGCTTCGGCCAGGTGCACTACCGGTACCCCACCGGAACCGAAGGAGACACCGGACTGCTCGCCTTCGCTCCGCGCACGGCGGCGACGACGATCTACCTGCTCGACGGCGTCGACGCGCACGCCGACGCGCTGGCGCAGCTGGGCCCGCACACCTCGGGCGCCGGATGCCTGTACATCAAGGATCTCGAGCAGATCGACCTCGACGTGCTGCGGGGCGTCCTGACCAGGTCGCTCGCCTGGGCTGAAGCGGGCGGCAGCGAAGGGATTCAGCTCACCGTCGTGAGCTGA
- a CDS encoding protoporphyrinogen/coproporphyrinogen oxidase, whose amino-acid sequence MTSEHSPELAARAAQQHIVVVGGGIGGLVAARECAKVGMRVTVLEASDALGGSIRSAELGGIVVDVGAESFATRGGHVRALVDELGLTDAIIPPQGGAAWLSGIPDAPAAPLPVGSLLGIPANPFQEDVRRIIGWRGAWRAYVDRLRPPLTVGHERSLGKLVGSRMGARVRDRLVAPVTAGVYSADPDDVDTDVAAPGLNAALTRIGSLSGAVGLLAAERKGTAPGAAVLGLVGGMSRLVDALRADLTAYGADVRTGTVATRLDHDGDGWTVEIEAPADENPDASVVTSLHATGVVVATAEPSARRLIDAHVAGLGDAGAAPEIEIVTLLLDAPELDAAPRGSGVLTVPGSHTAKALTHSTAKWDWLRDAASGRHLVRVSFGSQGEPAATAALDDDAAAALALSEASALLGVTLHPNQLLAAHRARHVQAQPTSLIGATERRAAVRAAVQAVAGLAVVGAWVAGTGLAQVIPDAVAEADRLRGDLLWD is encoded by the coding sequence ATGACATCCGAGCACTCGCCCGAACTCGCCGCGCGCGCGGCGCAGCAGCACATCGTCGTCGTGGGCGGCGGGATCGGCGGCCTCGTCGCCGCTCGCGAGTGCGCGAAGGTCGGTATGCGCGTGACGGTGCTCGAAGCCTCGGACGCGCTCGGCGGCAGCATCCGCTCGGCCGAGCTCGGCGGCATCGTCGTCGATGTGGGTGCCGAGAGCTTCGCCACGCGCGGCGGACACGTGCGCGCGCTGGTCGACGAACTCGGACTCACGGATGCGATCATTCCACCGCAGGGCGGCGCTGCCTGGCTCAGCGGAATCCCCGATGCCCCCGCCGCGCCGCTTCCGGTCGGCAGCCTTCTCGGCATCCCGGCCAATCCCTTCCAGGAAGACGTGCGGCGCATCATCGGCTGGCGAGGTGCCTGGCGCGCCTATGTCGACCGCCTTCGCCCGCCGCTGACCGTCGGACACGAGCGCAGCCTCGGCAAGCTCGTCGGCTCGCGCATGGGCGCGCGCGTACGCGACCGGCTCGTCGCCCCCGTCACCGCCGGTGTCTACTCGGCCGACCCGGACGACGTCGACACCGACGTCGCCGCCCCCGGACTCAACGCAGCCCTCACCCGCATCGGCTCCCTGAGCGGAGCCGTCGGCCTGCTCGCCGCCGAGCGCAAGGGAACGGCACCAGGCGCTGCGGTGCTCGGACTCGTCGGCGGGATGAGCCGGCTGGTCGACGCGCTGCGCGCCGACCTCACCGCGTACGGCGCCGATGTGCGGACCGGAACCGTGGCCACCCGTCTCGACCACGACGGCGACGGCTGGACGGTCGAGATCGAGGCACCGGCCGACGAGAATCCGGATGCCTCGGTCGTGACCTCCCTGCACGCCACCGGGGTGGTCGTCGCCACCGCCGAGCCGTCGGCCCGGCGCCTCATCGACGCACATGTCGCAGGGCTCGGGGACGCCGGCGCCGCCCCCGAGATCGAGATCGTCACGCTGCTGCTCGACGCGCCCGAACTCGACGCGGCTCCGCGCGGCAGCGGCGTGCTCACCGTTCCCGGCAGCCACACCGCCAAGGCGCTCACGCACTCGACCGCCAAATGGGACTGGCTGCGTGATGCGGCATCCGGCCGTCACCTCGTTCGGGTGTCGTTCGGCAGTCAGGGCGAGCCGGCGGCGACGGCCGCCCTCGACGACGATGCGGCCGCCGCGCTCGCCCTGTCAGAGGCATCCGCGCTGCTCGGCGTCACCCTGCACCCGAACCAGCTGCTCGCCGCCCATCGCGCCAGGCATGTGCAGGCGCAGCCGACGTCGCTGATCGGCGCGACCGAGCGTCGCGCCGCCGTGCGCGCCGCGGTGCAGGCGGTCGCTGGGCTCGCCGTCGTGGGCGCGTGGGTCGCCGGCACGGGGCTGGCGCAGGTGATTCCGGATGCTGTCGCCGAGGCCGACAGGCTGCGCGGCGACCTGCTCTGGGACTGA
- the arr gene encoding NAD(+)--rifampin ADP-ribosyltransferase, translating into MALDDGPFFHGTTAALQPGDLLTAGFPSNYRPEIVMNHVYFTALRDGAGLAAELAAELASGEAEPHVYRIEPTGEFENDPNVTDKKFPGNPTRSYRTARPLRVVEEVHDWTRLSPGDLQSWRERLTTLRDSRAEIIN; encoded by the coding sequence ATGGCTCTCGACGACGGCCCCTTCTTCCACGGCACCACCGCTGCGCTGCAGCCAGGGGACCTGCTCACGGCAGGCTTCCCCTCGAACTACCGACCAGAGATCGTGATGAACCACGTGTACTTCACGGCGCTGCGCGACGGAGCGGGACTTGCGGCCGAGCTGGCCGCAGAACTGGCATCCGGCGAAGCCGAGCCGCACGTGTACCGCATCGAGCCGACGGGCGAGTTCGAGAACGACCCGAACGTCACCGACAAGAAGTTCCCCGGCAACCCGACCCGCTCGTACCGCACCGCCCGTCCGCTGCGGGTCGTGGAAGAGGTGCACGACTGGACGCGACTGTCGCCGGGTGACCTGCAGTCCTGGCGCGAGCGACTGACGACGCTGCGCGACAGCCGGGCCGAGATCATCAACTAG
- a CDS encoding glutamyl-tRNA reductase, producing the protein MLLCVTASHKTASFELLERLSRHPETVAPSLMAAGVQGAVVLATCNRFEAYVEADEVDSEAVIETVAQATGIPAADLSGSYQVVDDPHVAEHLFAVASGLESVVSGEGEIAGQVRRALSGAREQGTTSPQLERLFQRASQAQRKVKNVTALHRAGRSLVRLSLELADSRIADWSAERVLLVGTGSYAAVTLATLRERGAVDISVYSPSGRAVPFAKKHGIRPVSADGYATVAQRSSLLITCTATEMVLGPAQFERTAGSGSGCPVPGHSAPQLVIDLGMPRNVDPAVAQLEGVALLDLETIRLHAPLEELHATDAARDVVREAAESFHLDGSRQSVTPAVVALRTHIFGLLEAEIDRARRRGDENGLVEQAMRHLAGVLLHTPTTRAHELAAEGRADEFHAALETLYGLSADSASASDAATA; encoded by the coding sequence GTGCTGCTCTGCGTGACGGCGAGTCACAAGACCGCCTCTTTCGAACTGCTCGAACGCCTCAGCCGCCACCCCGAGACCGTCGCCCCCAGCCTGATGGCTGCCGGCGTGCAGGGAGCCGTCGTGCTCGCCACCTGCAACCGATTCGAAGCCTACGTAGAGGCCGATGAGGTGGATTCGGAGGCGGTCATCGAGACGGTCGCGCAGGCCACTGGCATCCCCGCCGCAGATCTCTCGGGCTCGTACCAGGTCGTCGACGACCCGCACGTCGCCGAGCACCTCTTCGCGGTCGCATCCGGCCTCGAGTCGGTCGTGTCGGGCGAGGGCGAGATCGCGGGGCAGGTCCGCCGCGCCCTGAGCGGAGCCCGCGAGCAGGGCACCACCTCGCCGCAGCTCGAGCGCCTGTTCCAGCGCGCCAGCCAGGCGCAGCGCAAGGTCAAGAACGTGACGGCCCTGCATCGCGCCGGCCGCTCGCTCGTGCGTCTCTCGCTCGAGCTGGCCGACAGCCGCATCGCCGACTGGAGCGCCGAGCGCGTGCTGCTCGTCGGCACCGGCTCGTACGCCGCGGTCACTCTCGCGACGCTGCGCGAGCGCGGCGCCGTCGACATCTCGGTCTACTCCCCGTCTGGCCGGGCTGTGCCGTTCGCCAAGAAGCACGGCATCCGCCCTGTCTCGGCCGATGGCTACGCGACCGTCGCTCAGCGCTCGTCGCTGCTGATCACCTGCACCGCGACCGAGATGGTGCTGGGGCCGGCGCAGTTCGAGCGCACGGCCGGCTCGGGTTCCGGATGCCCGGTTCCCGGGCACTCCGCCCCGCAGCTCGTCATCGATCTCGGGATGCCGCGCAACGTCGACCCCGCAGTGGCTCAGCTCGAGGGCGTCGCGCTGCTCGACCTCGAGACCATCCGCCTGCACGCTCCGCTCGAAGAGCTGCACGCGACGGATGCCGCGCGCGATGTGGTGCGCGAGGCTGCCGAGAGCTTCCATCTCGACGGCTCGCGTCAGAGCGTGACGCCCGCGGTCGTCGCGCTGCGCACCCACATCTTCGGGCTGCTCGAGGCGGAGATCGATCGTGCCCGCCGTCGCGGTGACGAGAACGGTCTGGTCGAGCAGGCGATGCGCCACCTCGCCGGCGTGCTTCTGCACACTCCGACGACGCGGGCGCACGAGCTCGCTGCCGAGGGCCGTGCCGACGAGTTCCACGCCGCACTCGAGACCCTGTACGGCCTGAGCGCCGACTCTGCCAGCGCGTCGGACGCCGCGACCGCCTGA
- a CDS encoding phage holin family protein, translating into MLRGYRDRADDSLLTLLGDLPELVRNLVTAEVNAAKAWVSRTAKDAGIGSLWFVIVLFLLFWAIPVLLAFGIIGLSSWWPAWVSALAVFGFLLVFIVIFALLGIARFRKVTKRENPGQAVATDVRLIKGAPEHDRL; encoded by the coding sequence ATGCTTCGCGGATACCGCGATCGTGCCGACGACAGCCTGCTGACCCTGCTCGGGGATCTGCCCGAGCTGGTTCGCAATCTCGTGACCGCCGAGGTCAACGCCGCCAAGGCGTGGGTCTCGCGCACCGCGAAAGACGCCGGTATCGGCAGCCTGTGGTTCGTGATCGTCCTCTTCCTGCTGTTCTGGGCGATCCCCGTACTGCTGGCGTTCGGCATCATCGGCCTGAGCTCGTGGTGGCCGGCGTGGGTCTCGGCCCTCGCTGTCTTCGGATTCCTGCTCGTCTTCATCGTGATCTTCGCGCTTCTCGGCATCGCGCGCTTCCGCAAGGTGACCAAGCGCGAGAACCCCGGCCAGGCTGTCGCCACCGATGTGCGTCTCATCAAGGGAGCTCCCGAACATGACCGACTCTGA
- a CDS encoding family 20 glycosylhydrolase, giving the protein MTGTAAAWLALPQPSRFVPAGGCWRPASATVQADGPEFADEAARLQQEFADLGIPPGEGSRIALRESTTRPSREAFAIDVGDDIVIEARTAAGAFRAARQLLHNLRAQEHVPHGRVESAPAVSERGIHLDAARKHYPADWIIALLHDAADVGVNVLQWHFSENEGFRLASDAFPEVVSPDHITAHEARRIVETARSLHIDVVPSLDMPGHLGWVLNRHPELRMPASSDPYALVRSENALDITRGEAVDFARALIDDMVAHFPHSTRWNLGGDEFVDFARIDDHPALAAAAIARHGSGASGFDLLTGFVNEMAAHLRRRGFTTRVWNDGMLRGSCVRLDPGVELTWWTNWHAQMRPLADALAAGHSVVNVSDAVFYYVLGENAGYRYPTAMRVWEADWHPGLFPSLPDSSPHGRKRQEITQPYPPQLRGCSFAMWADDPGAQTPAEVAAGVRGPLRAMAERGWNGGSRLTLEEFSRLDDAVGTAVTRVASP; this is encoded by the coding sequence ATGACCGGGACGGCTGCGGCGTGGCTCGCGCTGCCGCAGCCGTCCCGCTTCGTGCCCGCGGGCGGATGCTGGCGTCCGGCCTCGGCGACCGTGCAGGCTGACGGTCCCGAGTTCGCCGACGAGGCCGCCCGCCTGCAGCAGGAGTTCGCCGACCTCGGCATCCCGCCGGGGGAGGGGTCGCGCATCGCTCTGCGCGAGTCGACCACCCGGCCCTCGCGCGAGGCGTTCGCGATCGACGTGGGCGACGACATCGTCATCGAGGCGCGGACGGCGGCCGGCGCCTTCCGCGCAGCCCGGCAGCTGCTGCACAACCTGCGCGCGCAAGAACACGTGCCGCACGGCCGCGTCGAGAGCGCGCCCGCGGTCTCCGAACGAGGCATCCACCTCGACGCGGCCCGCAAGCACTATCCGGCCGACTGGATCATCGCTCTGCTGCACGACGCCGCCGACGTCGGCGTGAACGTGCTGCAATGGCACTTCTCCGAGAACGAGGGGTTCCGGCTGGCCTCCGACGCCTTCCCCGAAGTGGTCTCGCCCGACCACATCACCGCGCACGAAGCGCGGCGCATCGTCGAGACCGCCCGGTCGCTCCACATCGACGTCGTCCCCTCCCTCGACATGCCCGGACACCTCGGGTGGGTGCTGAACCGGCATCCGGAGCTGCGGATGCCCGCCTCCAGCGACCCCTACGCGCTCGTGCGCAGCGAGAACGCGCTCGACATCACCCGCGGCGAGGCGGTCGACTTCGCCCGTGCTCTCATCGACGACATGGTCGCGCATTTCCCCCACAGCACGCGGTGGAATCTCGGCGGCGACGAGTTCGTCGACTTCGCCCGCATCGACGATCACCCCGCGCTCGCCGCGGCGGCCATCGCGCGGCACGGCTCCGGAGCCAGCGGATTCGACCTGCTCACCGGATTCGTCAACGAGATGGCGGCCCACCTGCGCCGGCGGGGGTTCACGACGCGCGTCTGGAACGACGGGATGCTGCGGGGGTCGTGCGTGCGGCTCGACCCCGGGGTCGAGCTGACATGGTGGACGAACTGGCACGCTCAGATGCGCCCGCTGGCGGATGCGCTGGCGGCCGGCCACTCGGTCGTGAACGTCAGCGACGCGGTGTTCTACTACGTGCTCGGCGAGAACGCCGGCTACCGGTACCCGACCGCGATGCGCGTCTGGGAGGCAGACTGGCATCCGGGCCTGTTCCCATCGCTGCCGGACTCGTCACCGCATGGCCGGAAGCGGCAGGAGATCACGCAGCCATACCCGCCCCAACTGCGAGGCTGCTCGTTCGCGATGTGGGCGGACGACCCCGGTGCACAGACTCCGGCCGAGGTCGCCGCCGGTGTGCGCGGGCCGCTGCGCGCCATGGCCGAACGCGGCTGGAACGGCGGCTCCCGGCTCACCCTGGAGGAGTTCTCGCGGCTGGACGACGCCGTCGGCACGGCGGTTACCCGGGTTGCGTCCCCATAG
- the hemQ gene encoding hydrogen peroxide-dependent heme synthase: MSETLDAHPSGFTLWAVWGRNPAAPAIEADASELEVLVGHIENSGVTVRGFYDVSGLKADADLMVWLHGDTVEELQRALRRLRRTDLLRDLLPVWNVMGVHRDAEFNRQHVPGFLRGVEPKDWLCLYPFVRTPEWYLIDESERRKMLADHGRKGAAFTGVIANTVAAFALGDYEWLLPLESDSPTELVDLMRDLRYTEARRYVKEEVPFYTGRRLRLDEIAEVLQ, translated from the coding sequence ATGTCCGAAACGCTCGATGCACACCCGTCCGGATTCACCCTGTGGGCAGTGTGGGGTCGCAACCCCGCAGCCCCGGCGATCGAAGCCGACGCGTCCGAACTCGAGGTTCTCGTCGGCCACATCGAGAACTCGGGTGTCACGGTCCGCGGCTTCTACGACGTCAGCGGGCTCAAGGCCGACGCCGACCTCATGGTCTGGCTGCACGGCGACACCGTCGAAGAGCTGCAGCGCGCCCTGCGCCGCCTGCGCCGCACCGATCTGCTGCGCGACCTGCTTCCGGTGTGGAACGTCATGGGCGTGCATCGCGACGCCGAGTTCAACCGCCAGCACGTGCCCGGCTTCCTGCGCGGCGTCGAGCCCAAGGACTGGCTCTGCCTGTACCCGTTCGTGCGCACGCCCGAGTGGTATCTGATCGACGAGTCCGAGCGTCGCAAGATGCTCGCCGACCACGGTCGCAAGGGCGCCGCGTTCACCGGCGTGATCGCCAACACCGTCGCGGCCTTCGCCCTCGGCGACTATGAATGGCTGCTTCCGCTCGAGTCGGATTCGCCGACCGAGCTCGTCGACCTCATGCGTGACCTGCGCTACACCGAGGCGCGTCGCTACGTGAAGGAGGAGGTGCCCTTCTACACCGGGCGCCGCCTGCGCCTCGACGAGATCGCAGAAGTGCTGCAGTGA